In Citrus sinensis cultivar Valencia sweet orange chromosome 2, DVS_A1.0, whole genome shotgun sequence, a single genomic region encodes these proteins:
- the LOC102619360 gene encoding 60S ribosomal protein L7a-2: protein MAPKRGVKALVAASKRKTEKVVNPLFEKRPKQFGIGGALPPKKDLTRFVRWPTQVNIQRKKKILKLRLKVPPALNQFTKTLDKNLASNLFKMLLKYRPEDRAAKKERLLKKAQAEAEGKTVESKKPIVVKYGLNHVTYLIEQNKAQLVVIAHDVDPVELVVWLPALCRKMEIPYCIVKGKARLGVIVHKKTASVLCLTTVKNEDKMEFSRILEAIKANFNDKYDEHRKKWGGGIMGSKSQAKTKAKEKLLAKEAAQRMS from the exons ATG GCCCCAAAACGAGGCGTAAAAGCACTAGTCGCTGCATCGAAGAGGAAAACG GAGAAGGTAGTAAATCCACTGTTCGAGAAGCGGCCGAAGCAGTTTGGAATCGGAGGTGCATTGCCACCAAAGAAGGACCTGACCCGCTTTGTTAGATGGCCGACACAAGTCAACATtcagaggaagaagaagattctTAAACTCAGGCTCAAGGTCCCACCTGCTTTGAACCAATTCACCAAGACCCTCGACAAGAACCTCG CATCAAACTTGTTCAAGATGCTTCTCAAGTACAGGCCTGAGGATAGAGCAGCAAAGAAGGAGAGACTGCTGAAAAAGGCTCAGGCAGAGGCTGAAGGAAAAACGGTTGAGAGTAAGAAACCCATTGTTGTAAAATATGGGCTTAACCATGTGACCTATCTTATTGAGCAG AACAAGGCACAATTGGTGGTTATTGCCCATGACGTGGACCCAGTAGAGTTGGTTGTCTGGCTACCAGCCTTGTGTAGGAAGATGGAGATCCCATACTGCATTGTGAAGGGGAAAGCTCGCTTGGGAGTg ATTGTCCACAAGAAAACTGCATCTGTTTTGTGCTTGACCACAGTCAAGAATGAAGATAAGATGGAGTTCAGCAGAATCTTAGAGGCTATCAAG gctaattttaatgataaatacGACGAGCATAGGAAAAAGTGGGGTGGTGGAATTATGGGTTCAAAATCACAAGCCAAGACCAAGGCTAAAGAAAAGCTCCTTGCTAAGGAAGCTGCCCAGAGAATGTCTTAA
- the LOC102630310 gene encoding uncharacterized protein LOC102630310 has protein sequence MADGKLDLPDDLLSTKTFDQRRSVKDEAWGGSGDEKSAMGLLDESKVADQATSDSSIPLSPQWLYAKPIDAKTSSTGASGEMRAPNSLPHGNVTDPNLKDSWRLDGSQDKKDWRKIVPDVESNRRWREEERETGLLGRRDRRKEDRRADALSKDMSETRPLSSTDRWHDSRRDSKWTSRWGPEDKDKDSRNEKRTDVEKEDIQIDRQSFVSGNRPASERDNDSRDKWRPRHRMEAHAGGSAAYRSAPGFGPERGRMEGSNVRFAAGRGRSGNNGITGRSPSVSVIGSVPVDKLCSSSAASTYCYPRGKLLDIYRKHKTVPSFDAIPDEMEHVSLITQVAAIEPLAFVAPDAEEEAVLWDIWKGKIGSSGVLQNSFRDKNVPSSDDITGFDATSGGQVVALVLSDETIETVENAAVHISSQDNGAAGLDTSDSLAAVSKERDALIEGKEKFMTGTTDAVVHDGLISSIFNRQNICSAGETCGLSNSVNDLKYSESQQRADLILSKHSKLGFIEPVTLDVGGQLPDDSSSLFDFTSLQKNSSSDQLHLQGDDKAHSVDVLPPDPEDLSLFYLDPQGEIQGPYMGIDIIMWFEQGYFGTDLPVRLSDAPAGSPFQELGEIMPHLKFKAASAPGTNLTATSQLSDAVGGTLEDSLAPSVSGSDFKGSAVANDQQWVSTAASSINYYSRVPNNENKSELHYADDKNFQNSVAQDEEIVFPGRPASSCGNQFRKSASDIHSSISSPASHHSLANEFSETTMPKHQDDDKLHPFGLLMSELKDSSHLRRTQSSNMASGIGDQDQVMDSLLEREATFVNQSGFRMTADQPSFGESLSDDYRKNTHSKQNIHQGSVDAHHLLRREQTVNGFNLGEHIISQKLQNELQHHNLLSHHSSHATGLGIEEIPGYALSQSKNLSLQRSGHPRLEMEQLLELQFPQQRHLELQQQRHLELQQQQHLELQQQRHLEELQQQRQLEELKQQRRLEELQQRRQLEELQQRRHLEELQQRHLEELQQQRHLEELQQLRNIELQQQRHLELQQQQRLLQHQQQQQQQQQQQRLNQMKLLQQEQQQQFLWEQLLQHQISDPVYGRLKADTMRDNPLDQVQLRMHLLHELQQNFQKGQFDPSMEQIIQAKIGQNAHRGQSAALLDLISQAKHRNMLSSEQQLHFQQDPLQGRQVLSLRQQLGLEGERRINGPWSVDEAGQFFRNPADHHHVQSAGLNSSDFYQQHRRLSSPVEQFDPRHWNPAIQEQHQLGFFEPSSTALDRSMNLDNVNACGQGLDFPDQHLYMHSSGQLGSLSSGVSSHSRHVSNEFYASYPGMIEHHSPVNSGLLESNWIEKHIQQLNLKAEQQRKESDINMNAVNSSIWAPTTGDEENSKRAPMDHFHQNLGHKSMQSSEDDYQHLISSSKTQETVWPVSETHSFNHPFSHLPDQEVSEISSFIEGPQNFNNGAKFKHAGNTERLIPRSSSGATMEQSFLSGIVEHPNSISKSAAESELQGLKGNRHGSKGMSWSVSEIKDNLEETENSLDCGEQPSTAHSRQSSLSTSGGNGGYDIGSDKSVGEVSNDRLPTMLPKGLDNDWNKRPTVTRVASSSQDEPTAAPIVKQKSSASLASDEGKRESVNNPVGARVSETGKKDLRFRRTSSFSDAAVSETSFIDMLKKPVHPEADPSNGAAFESSDGAPSGRGGKKKGKKGRQIDPALLGFKVSSNRIMMGEIQRLED, from the exons ATGGCTGACGGAAAGCTTGATCTGCCGGACGATCTCCTCTCCACCAAAACGTTCGATCAACGCCGCTCTGTCaaag ATGAAGCTTGGGGCGGCAGTGGTGACGAGAAGTCAGCTATGGGGTTACTTGATGAGTCAAAAG TTGCTGATCAGGCAACTTCAGACAGCAGCATTCCTTTGTCTCCGCAGTGGCTTTATGCTAAACCAATTGATGCCAAGACATCAAGTACAGGAGCATCAGGG GAAATGCGTGCACCAAATTCTTTGCCTCATGGAAATGTCACTGATCCTAATCTAAAAGACAGTTGGCGTTTAGATGGATCTCAGGATAAGAAAGACTGGAGGAAGATTGTGCCTGATGTTGAAAGCAACCGCCGTTGGCGTGAAGAGGAGAGAGAAACGGGCTTACTTGGTAGAAGAGATCGCAGAAAAGAAGATCGTCGTGCTGATGCCTTATCTAAGGATATGTCTGAAACTAGACCCCTGTCTTCTACAGATCGTTGGCATGATTCCCGGAGAGATAGCAAGTGGACTTCAAGATGGGGTCCTGAAGATAAAGACAAGGATTCTCGAAATGAAAAAAGGACAGATGTTGAGAAGGAAGATATTCAGATTGACAGACAATCTTTTGTCAGTGGGAATCGCCCAGCCTCTGAGCGTGACAATGACTCTCGTGATAAGTGGAGGCCACGCCATCGTATGGAAGCTCATGCTGGTGGTTCGGCTGCATATCGCTCTGCACCAGGATTTGGGCCAGAGAGGGGACGGATGGAAGGCTCAAATGTGCGATTTGCAGCAGGACGTGGAAGGTCTGGTAATAATGGAATCACAGGCAGATCCCCTTCTGTATCTGTTATTGGTTCTGTTCCTGTAGATAAATTATGCAGCTCCTCTGCTGCCAGTACATATTGCTACCCTAGAGGAAAGCTTCTTGACATTTATCGCAAGCATAAGACTGTTCCGAGTTTTGATGCCATACCTGATGAGATGGAACACGTGTCACTGATAACACAAGTAGCAGCCATTGAGCCATTGGCTTTTGTTGCTCCTGATGCAGAGGAAGAG GCTGTTCTTTGGGACATATGGAAAGGAAAAATCGGAAGCAGTGGTGTGTTGCAGAATTCATTTAGGGACAAAAATGTGCCATCTAGTGATGATATTACAG GTTTTGATGCCACGAGTGGAGGACAAGTGGTTGCTTTGGTGCTGTCTGACGAAACTATTGAAACTGTTGAAAATGCTGCTGTACATATTTCTTCTCAAGATAATGGAGCTGCGGGACTAGATACATCTGATTCACTGGCAGCTGTTTCCAAGG AAAGGGATGCTTTGATAGAAGGCAAAGAGAAGTTTATGACAGGAACAACTGATGCAGTTGTACATGATGGCTTGATAAGTTCAATTTTTAACAGACAAAATATCTGCAGTGCAGGGGAGACTTGTGGTCTGAGTAATAGTGTGAATGATCTGAAATATTCTGAAAGCCAACAACGAGCAGATTTGATTCTGTCAAAGCATTCTAAGTTAGGGTTTATTGAGCCAGTTACTTTAGATGTTGGTGGCCAGCTTCCTGATGATTCAAGTTCTCTATTTGATTTTACATCCCTCCAGAAAAATTCAAGTAGTGATCAGCTTCATCTTCAAGGCGATGACAAGGCTCATTCAGTGGATGTCTTACCTCCAGACCCAGAGGATTTAAGCTTGTTTTATCTTGATCCTCAAGGAGAAATTCAGGGACCATATATGGGAATTGATATCATTATGTGGTTTGAGCAAGGCTATTTTGGAACCGATTTACCTGTTCGGTTGTCAGATGCCCCTGCTGGATCACCCTTTCAAGAACTTGGTGAAATTATGCCACATCTAAAATTTAAAGCTGCGTCTGCCCCTGGTACTAATCTAACTGCCACATCACAGCTATCTGATGCTGTTGGAGGTACCTTGGAAGACAGCCTCGCCCCTAGTGTTTCTGGTTCTGACTTTAAGGGGTCTGCTGTTGCAAATGATCAACAGTGGGTTTCAACTGCAGCTTCGagcattaattattattcaagagtgcctaataatgaaaataagtcCGAGTTGCATTATGCTGATGATAAGAACTTCCAAAATTCTGTTGCTCAAGATGAAG AAATTGTCTTCCCTGGGAGGCCTGCAAGTAGCTGTGGAAATCAATTTAGGAAATCTGCTAGTGATATTCACAGTTCTATATCGAGTCCTGCTAGCCATCATTCCCTTGCTAATGAATTTTCTGAAACTACCATGCCTAAACATCAGGATGATGATAAATTGCATCCTTTTGGCCTTTTGATGTCTGAGCTCAAAGACAGCTCTCACTTGAGGCGTACTCAGTCATCAAATATGGCCTCAGGCATAGGTGATCAGGATCAGGTCATGGATTCTTTACTTGAGAGAGAAGCCACATTTGTCAATCAGAGTGGTTTTCGTATGACGGCTGATCAACCCTCTTTCGGGGAGTCCTTGTCTGATGATTATAGGAAAAACACACATTCTAAACAAAACATTCATCAAGGTTCTGTAGATGCTCACCACTTGTTGCGTAGGGAGCAAACAGTGAACGGTTTTAATCTGGGAGAGCACATAATATCACAAAAGTTGCAAAATGAACTACAACATCACAATCTGTTGTCTCATCATTCTTCACATGCCACTGGATTGGGAATAGAGGAAATTCCTGGTTATGCTCTTTCTCAGAGCAAGAACCTAAGTCTGCAACGTTCAGGCCATCCACGATTAGAAATGGAACAACTATTGGAACTTCAATTTCCACAGCAGCGACACCTTGAGCTTCAACAACAGCGGCACCTTGAGCTTCAACAACAGCAGCACCTTGAGCTTCAGCAACAACGGCATCTCGAAGAACTCCAACAACAAAGGCAACTTGAAGAACTCAAACAGCAGAGGCGACTTGAAGAACTCCAACAACGGAGGCAACTTGAAGAACTCCAACAACGGAGGCATCTTGAAGAACTTCAACAGCGGCATCTTGAAGAACTCCAACAACAGAGGCATCTTGAAGAACTTCAGCAACTGCGAAATATTGAACTTCAGCAACAGAGGCATCTTGAGCTTCAGCAACAGCAACGGTTATTGCAGCATCAGCAACAgcagcaacagcagcagcagcagcagcgtCTCAACCAAATGAAATTGCTTCAGCAAGAACAGCAACAGCAGTTTCTTTGGGAACAGTTATTGCAGCATCAGATATCTGATCCTGTTTATGGACGGTTGAAGGCAGATACTATGAGAGACAACCCGCTCGATCAGGTTCAGTTAAGGATGCACCTTCTGCATGAACTTCAACAAAACTTTCAAAAAGGGCAGTTTGATCCATCAATGGAGCAGATTATCCAAGCAAAGATTGGTCAGAATGCACACCGAGGACAGTCAGCTGCTTTACTAGACCTCATATCACAGGCAAAGCATCGAAATATGCTTTCTTCAGAACAGCAGCTTCATTTTCAGCAAGACCCTTTGCAGGGTCGGCAAGTATTGTCATTGAGGCAGCAGTTGGGGTTGGAGGGGGAAAGGCGCATCAATGGGCCATGGTCAGTGGATGAGGCTGGTCAATTTTTTAGGAATCCTGCTGATCATCACCATGTTCAGTCTGCAGGCCTTAATTCTTCAGATTTTTACCAGCAACATCGGAGGCTTTCCTCACCTGTGGAGCAATTTGACCCTCGTCATTGGAATCCTGCTATACAAGAACAGCATCAGCTAGGCTTTTTTGAACCTAGCTCTACAGCTTTGGATAGGTCAATGAATTTAGATAATGTGAATGCTTGTGGCCAAGGTTTAGATTTCCCAGATCAACATCTGTATATGCATTCCTCTGGCCAGCTTGGTTCTTTGTCTTCAGGTGTCTCTTCTCACTCCCGTCATGTTTCTAATGAGTTTTATGCTTCTTATCCAGGCATGATAGAGCACCACTCCCCAGTGAATAGTGGGCTGCTAGAAAGTAACTGGATTGAGAAACATATTCAACAGTTGAATCTTAAAGCTGAACAGCAAAGAAAGGAGTCAGATATTAATATGAATGCTGTGAATTCAAGTATATGGGCACCCACCACAGGTGATGAGGAGAATTCAAAGCGAGCTCCAATGGACCATTTCCATCAAAACTTGGGTCATAAATCTATGCAGTCATCAGAAGATGATTATCAACATCTTATATCATCTTCTAAAACTCAGGAAACTGTTTGGCCAGTTTCTGAGACACACTCTTTTAATCATCCTTTTAGTCATCTACCAGATCAAGAAGTCAGTGAGATTAGCTCCTTTATTGAAGGCCctcaaaatttcaataacGGTGCAAAATTTAAGCATGCAGGAAACACTGAAAGATTGATCCCAAGATCTAGTTCTGGAGCAACAATGGAACAGTCATTCTTGTCAGGCATTGTAGAACATCCTAACTCTATCAGTAAATCAGCTGCGGAGTCTGAACTGCAAGGGCTGAAGGGGAACAGACATGGGTCAAAAGGCATGAGTTGGTCAGTTTCAGAGATCAAGGATAACTTGGAGGAAACAGAAAATTCGCTGGATTGTGGGGAGCAACCTAGTACTGCCCATAGTAGGCAGAGCTCGCTTAGTACTTCTG GTGGAAATGGAGGCTATGATATTGGATCAGATAAGTCAGTCGGAGAAGTTTCTAATGACAG GCTACCCACCATGTTACCCAAAGGGCTTGACAATGATTGGAACAAACGC